From a single Opisthocomus hoazin isolate bOpiHoa1 chromosome 6, bOpiHoa1.hap1, whole genome shotgun sequence genomic region:
- the PWWP2B gene encoding PWWP domain-containing protein 2B: MAEAAAAAAEAAGPPRVGAWLPVRVEQVVNDTLVVTLSCGERRFTGVLLDCTKKSGLFCLPSSFPKHEDPPADACANGVAEGGDAARGEREPRPAGDKPTKGDGDEQVPPLLPPPPPGSLPPYPPYFEGAPFPRPLWLRHTYNQWVPQPPPRTIKRTRRRLSRNRDPGRLIMSTIRLRPRQVLCEKCKNTLNPEDADTARQNAKTRRKLSIQEKEQKKHSDSDYAEKRNKREKREDDKFSGELVHRTPVIKISYSTPQGKGEVVKIPSRVHGSVKPFCPERILQNGGEDQEEARDSERCRETKCLMDKSAGSQLASIPKLKLTRPVHSSADVPPPKIRLKPHRINDGQSVSIYKAELIDEINVLQNSRESTPGAFYNDESTDRSLAEISSGSSGEDDDFKRFPQGKDGHDNLAFLMNYRKRKADSSSLSVCSNDSLDESKSSSSEVTSPEICDFLPGDDASVSSSSKDERKIVPPLTVRLHTQSVSKCVTEDGRTVSVGDIVWGKIHGFPWWPARVLDINLSQKENGEPSWREAKVSWFGSPTTSFLSVSKLSPFSEFFKLRFNRKKKGMYRKAITEAAKAVEHLTPEIRDLLTQFET, translated from the exons atggccgaggcggcggcggcggcggcggaggcggcggggccgccgcgggtGGGCGCCTGGCTGCCGGTGCGGGTGGAGCAGGTGGTGAACGACACGCTGGTGGTGACGCTGAGCTGCGGGGAGCGCCGCTTCACCGGCGTCCTGCTCGACTGCACCAAGAA GTCCGGATTGTTCTGCCTCCCGTCCTCCTTCCCCAAGCACGAGGACCCTCCCGCCGACGCCTGCGCGAACGGAGTTGCTGAGGGCGGAGatgctgcgcggggcgagcgggagcCGCGGCCGGCTGGCGACAAGCCCACCAAAGGAGACGGCGATGAGCAAGTCCCCCCACTGctgcctcccccgccgcctggcaGCCTTCCTCCTTACCCCCCGTACTTCGAGGGAGCTCCCTTTCCTCGCCCGCTGTGGCTGCGGCACACGTACAACCAGTGGGTCCCGCAGCCACCGCCACGGACTATCAAGAGGACGAGGAGGCGTTTGTCGCGGAACAGAGACCCGGGAAGGCTCATCATGAGCACCATCAGGCTACGGCCGAGACAGGTGCTCTGCGAGAAGTGCAAAAACACGCTGAACCCGGAGGATGCCGACACGGCTAGGCAGAACGCGAAAACCAGGAGGAAGCTGAGCATCCAGGAGAAAGAGCAGAAGAAGCACAGTGACTCCGACTACGCggagaaaaggaacaaaagagaaaagagagaggatGACAAGTTTTCTGGGGAACTAGTACATCGGACGCCAGTTATAAAAATATCCTACAGTACTCCGCAAGGGAAAGGCGAGGTTGTAAAAATCCCTTCCCGGGTTCATGGCTCAGTCAAACCGTTTTGTCCCGAGCGAATATTGCAGAACGGAGGGGAGGACCAAGAGGAGGCCAGAGACTCTGAACGGTGTCGAGAAACCAAATGTTTAATGGACAAGTCAGCAGGCAGCCAGCTTGCTTCCATTCCAAAGCTGAAGCTCACGCGGCCGGTGCATTCCAGTGCGGATGTCCCACCCCCAAAGATACGGCTGAAGCCCCATCGCATCAATGATGGTCAGAGCGTTTCAATTTATAAGGCTGAACTTATCGACGAAATAAATGTCCTTCAGAACAGCAGGGAGTCCACTCCTGGCGCATTTTACAACGATGAATCCACAGACAGAAGTCTGGCTGAGATATCTTCAGGGAGTTCAGGTGAAGATGATGACTTTAAAAGATTTCCCCAAGGTAAAGATGGACACGATAACTTGGCTTTCCTTATGAATTATcggaaaagaaaagcagattcttCTAGTTTATCAGTGTGTAGTAATGACAGTCTAGACGAATCCAAGTCTTCTAGTTCAGAAGTAACATCACCAGAAATATGTGACTTTTTGCCTGGTGATGATGCATCCGTCTCTTCATCTTCAAAAGATGAGCGTAAAATTGTGCCGCCGCTAACGGTTAGACTGCATACCCAGAGCGTGTCTAAATGTGTCACAGAAGACGGAAGAACAGTTTCAGTGGGGGATATTGTTTGGGGTAAAATTCATGGTTTTCCATGGTGGCCAGCACGTGTTCTTGACATAAACCTTAGCCAGAAGGAAAACGGGGAACCTTCGTGGCGAGAAGCTAAAGTATCGTGGTTTGGTTCTCCGACGACTTCATTCTTATCTGTTTCAAAACTCTCTCCTTTCTCCGAATTTTTCAAACTGAGATTTAATCGCAAGAAGAAAGGGATGTATCGGAAAGCTATCACAGAAGCTGCAAAGGCAGTAGAGCATCTGACTCCAGAAATAAGAGATCTCTTAACACAGTTTGAGACATAA